The Chitinivibrionales bacterium genome window below encodes:
- a CDS encoding inositol-3-phosphate synthase, whose product MEKIRIGIIGLGNCASSLLQGIQYYAGKDNGSASGLMHWHIDGYRPSDIEAVSAFDIDKRKVGKDVNAAIFERPNCTAVFCPDMPRTGVKVAMGRILDGVSDHMKQYDPDYTFVPSSAKESNKKDIVSILRETRTEILLNYLPVGSEEATRFYAECALEADVAFVNNIPVFIASSPDWSRRFAEKNLPLIGDDIKAQLGATITHRALTDLFRKRGVKLERTYQLNTGGNTDFLNMLNRARLASKKESKTEAVQAVTAKRLDKRDIHIGPSDYVPWQNDQKVCFIRMEGRLFGDVPMNLEMRLCVEDSPNSAGVAIDAVRCCKLALKRGLGGALVSPSAYFCKHPPTQFSDDEAYRMTEEFIEGKRNS is encoded by the coding sequence ATGGAGAAGATAAGAATCGGCATCATCGGCCTGGGCAACTGCGCCAGTTCCCTTCTTCAGGGCATCCAGTATTACGCCGGCAAGGACAACGGCAGCGCTAGCGGCCTCATGCACTGGCATATCGACGGCTACCGGCCGTCGGACATCGAGGCGGTTTCGGCGTTCGATATTGACAAAAGAAAAGTGGGAAAGGACGTCAACGCCGCGATCTTCGAACGACCCAACTGCACCGCCGTGTTCTGCCCCGACATGCCCCGCACGGGCGTCAAGGTGGCCATGGGCAGGATCCTCGACGGCGTTTCGGACCACATGAAACAATACGATCCCGACTATACCTTTGTCCCCAGCAGCGCGAAGGAGTCGAATAAAAAAGACATCGTTTCGATCCTGCGGGAGACCCGCACCGAAATCCTCCTCAACTACCTGCCCGTGGGTTCCGAGGAGGCCACGAGGTTCTATGCCGAGTGCGCGCTTGAGGCCGATGTCGCGTTTGTCAACAACATCCCGGTGTTCATCGCGAGCAGCCCCGACTGGTCCAGGCGGTTTGCGGAAAAAAACCTCCCGCTCATCGGCGACGACATCAAGGCGCAGCTGGGCGCCACCATCACGCACCGCGCGCTCACCGACCTGTTCCGCAAGCGCGGGGTGAAGCTCGAGCGTACGTACCAGCTCAACACCGGCGGGAACACCGACTTCCTCAACATGCTCAACCGGGCGCGCCTCGCCTCGAAGAAGGAGTCGAAGACCGAGGCGGTGCAGGCGGTCACGGCCAAGCGACTTGACAAAAGGGACATCCACATCGGGCCGAGCGACTACGTGCCGTGGCAGAACGACCAGAAGGTGTGCTTCATCCGCATGGAGGGAAGGCTGTTCGGCGACGTGCCCATGAACCTCGAGATGCGCCTGTGCGTTGAGGATTCGCCCAATTCGGCGGGCGTCGCCATCGATGCCGTCCGCTGCTGCAAGCTCGCGCTCAAGCGCGGCCTGGGCGGCGCACTGGT